A single Cloacibacillus sp. DNA region contains:
- a CDS encoding threonine synthase, producing the protein MNYICSRCGKKSDTATLKAGCECGGLWKLDYRPPKFDLAEVDHGEWSLFRYCAFMPPEGEAWRDITLGEGMTPVTRFNDDILLKMDYEMPTLSFKDRGAAVLISHCRAIGVKHVVQDSSGNAGNSVAAYAARAGISCEIFVPEGTSPKKIAMIRAHGATCTIVPGSRDHCAAICREKASQEGNYYASHVYNPFFYEGTKTYIYEVYEQLGRIPANIIVPVGNGTLFLGVMKGLEELAEAGLIERFPQVIAVQSERCAPLLEAVKNSLREPAKVSPQKTLAEGIAIGEPMRGREILEYVYRHGVKMVPAPEEKILEARGLLAAKGIYCEHTTAANLAGYMACAEMYGAPRDCLIPICGAGLKSDH; encoded by the coding sequence ATGAATTATATATGTTCCCGCTGCGGGAAAAAGAGCGATACGGCGACGCTTAAAGCCGGATGCGAATGCGGCGGCCTCTGGAAGCTCGACTACAGGCCGCCGAAATTCGACCTCGCGGAGGTCGACCACGGAGAATGGAGTCTGTTCCGCTACTGCGCCTTCATGCCGCCCGAGGGCGAAGCGTGGCGCGATATCACGCTCGGAGAGGGCATGACGCCCGTTACGCGCTTTAACGACGACATTCTCCTGAAGATGGATTACGAGATGCCGACGCTGTCATTCAAGGACCGCGGCGCGGCGGTTCTCATCTCCCACTGCAGGGCCATTGGAGTGAAGCATGTCGTACAGGATTCAAGCGGGAACGCGGGAAACAGCGTCGCCGCCTACGCCGCCAGAGCGGGCATCTCCTGCGAGATATTCGTCCCCGAGGGTACCTCGCCGAAAAAGATTGCGATGATACGCGCCCACGGAGCGACCTGTACGATCGTCCCCGGCTCGCGCGACCACTGCGCCGCTATCTGCCGGGAGAAGGCTTCGCAGGAGGGAAACTATTATGCGAGCCATGTCTATAATCCATTCTTTTACGAGGGCACCAAGACATATATATACGAGGTCTATGAACAGCTGGGGAGGATCCCCGCGAATATCATCGTCCCCGTGGGAAACGGCACGCTATTCCTCGGCGTCATGAAGGGGCTGGAGGAGTTGGCGGAGGCCGGGCTTATCGAGAGGTTCCCGCAGGTGATCGCCGTGCAGAGCGAACGCTGCGCGCCGCTGCTGGAAGCAGTAAAAAATTCACTGCGCGAACCGGCGAAGGTGTCGCCGCAAAAAACGCTCGCGGAGGGAATAGCGATCGGCGAGCCGATGCGCGGCAGGGAGATACTCGAATATGTCTACCGTCACGGGGTAAAGATGGTTCCCGCGCCGGAGGAAAAGATACTGGAGGCGCGGGGGCTGCTCGCCGCCAAGGGTATCTACTGCGAGCACACCACCGCCGCGAACCTCGCGGGCTATATGGCCTGCGCTGAAATGTACGGCGCTCCCCGGGACTGCCTTATCCCGATCTGCGGCGCGGGGCTGAAATCTGACCATTAA